From a single Candidatus Hinthialibacter antarcticus genomic region:
- the priA gene encoding primosomal protein N', protein MTSNELRYAEVAFPIPTRQAFTYEIPAELRAQARPGCRVYAPFGRRDALGFISANRATPPEGVSGVKSITRLIDQEPLFSDELLVFLRWAADYYLASLGETFSVAYPFTPNAKPRMIKVVLLDESVEHDDSLPDAASTEPQRRVIEFLINQKSLLTPNDVAREAGVSPSTIKTLERKGLVRLQARESLRIPIFSYQSGPTTAMALTSEQQHALDEMRNAIGQQDAKPFLLHGVTGSGKTEVYLQLIETLLQQNKTALVLIPEISLTPQTMDRFRSRFGDQVGILHSSLGQGERFDEWRMVKEGRRRIVVGARSAIFAPLPDLGAIIIDEEHEGSYKQSDPSPRYQARDLAVVRAKLAGALCILGTATPSVETTYNARANKYTILHLKERIAVHGMPNVNLVDMRGRPEEEEILSEELLRGLWDRVDAKQQSILFLNRRGFSTTMTCSHCGHIISCKNCSVPLVYHRSINQLVCHHCDYREAVPDNCPSCTDKFMRQRGFGTEKVVHVLEERIPGVRVIRLDRDAARRKGDHDRLLTPFRRGEADVLVGTQMIAKGLDFPNVTLVGIINADFSLALPDFRAAERTFTLLTQVAGRSGRGQHAGEVFIQSYSPDHYSIQFALKHDYNSFYEKEIRYRRLIGFPPFARLVLWRIEAQSEDVARGKAWDLYEILSQGLRGQREVTLLPPVEAPLYRLRDHYRWQLAIKSTDYRAFRPLLNSQPLQKFLSQRRTGFRIVQDVDPNDML, encoded by the coding sequence ATGACAAGTAACGAGTTGCGGTATGCCGAGGTTGCGTTTCCCATTCCAACCCGGCAGGCGTTTACATACGAAATCCCAGCCGAACTACGCGCTCAGGCGCGCCCCGGCTGCCGCGTCTATGCGCCGTTTGGCCGACGCGATGCGTTGGGGTTTATTTCAGCCAACCGGGCGACGCCGCCCGAAGGCGTTTCCGGCGTCAAATCCATCACGCGTCTGATAGACCAAGAGCCGCTATTCAGCGATGAGTTGCTCGTCTTCCTACGCTGGGCGGCGGATTACTATCTCGCCTCTTTGGGAGAAACCTTTTCGGTCGCCTACCCGTTCACGCCCAACGCCAAGCCGCGCATGATTAAAGTCGTACTGCTTGACGAGTCAGTCGAACATGACGACAGCCTGCCCGACGCGGCGTCAACCGAGCCGCAACGCCGCGTGATCGAGTTTCTCATCAATCAAAAGTCGTTACTGACGCCAAACGACGTTGCGCGCGAAGCGGGCGTTTCGCCCTCGACCATCAAAACGCTCGAGCGCAAAGGCCTGGTAAGGCTGCAAGCGCGCGAGTCGCTGCGCATTCCAATCTTCTCGTATCAATCCGGCCCGACAACGGCGATGGCGTTGACCAGCGAGCAGCAACACGCGTTGGATGAGATGCGCAACGCAATCGGACAACAAGACGCCAAGCCATTTCTGTTGCATGGCGTCACCGGCAGCGGCAAGACCGAAGTCTATCTGCAACTCATCGAAACCTTGTTGCAACAAAATAAAACCGCGCTGGTTTTGATCCCTGAAATTTCACTGACGCCCCAAACCATGGACCGCTTCCGCTCGCGCTTCGGCGATCAAGTCGGCATCTTGCATAGTTCACTGGGCCAGGGCGAACGTTTTGACGAATGGCGTATGGTCAAAGAAGGCCGCCGCCGCATCGTGGTGGGGGCGCGTTCTGCCATTTTTGCTCCCCTGCCCGATTTGGGCGCAATCATTATTGATGAAGAACACGAAGGCTCTTACAAACAGTCCGACCCAAGCCCGCGTTATCAGGCGCGCGACCTGGCGGTAGTGCGCGCAAAACTGGCGGGCGCGTTGTGCATTCTGGGTACTGCCACGCCGTCCGTCGAAACGACCTACAATGCGCGCGCGAACAAATATACCATTCTCCATCTTAAAGAGCGCATCGCCGTACATGGAATGCCGAACGTAAACCTGGTTGACATGCGCGGCAGGCCGGAAGAAGAAGAGATTCTCTCCGAAGAATTATTGCGCGGGCTTTGGGACCGGGTCGACGCCAAGCAGCAATCCATTCTTTTTTTAAACAGACGCGGCTTCTCGACCACGATGACGTGCAGCCACTGCGGTCATATTATCTCTTGCAAAAATTGCAGTGTTCCGCTGGTGTATCACCGCTCCATCAACCAGTTGGTTTGCCACCACTGCGACTATCGCGAGGCCGTGCCGGACAACTGCCCCAGTTGCACCGATAAATTCATGCGCCAGCGCGGGTTCGGCACCGAGAAAGTTGTGCATGTACTCGAAGAACGCATCCCCGGCGTTCGCGTCATACGTCTCGACCGCGACGCCGCCCGGCGCAAGGGCGACCATGACCGCTTGCTCACACCATTTCGACGCGGAGAAGCAGACGTCTTAGTCGGCACACAAATGATTGCGAAAGGGTTGGATTTCCCCAACGTGACTTTGGTTGGGATCATCAACGCCGATTTCTCGCTGGCGTTGCCAGACTTTCGCGCCGCCGAACGCACCTTCACATTGCTGACCCAAGTCGCGGGGCGTTCCGGCAGAGGCCAGCACGCGGGCGAAGTGTTCATCCAAAGTTATAGCCCCGACCATTACAGTATCCAATTTGCGCTCAAGCATGATTACAATTCATTTTATGAAAAAGAAATTCGTTACCGCCGCTTGATTGGCTTCCCGCCGTTCGCCCGCCTGGTGTTGTGGCGCATCGAAGCCCAGAGCGAAGACGTCGCCCGCGGCAAAGCGTGGGACTTATACGAAATTCTCTCGCAGGGCTTGCGTGGACAACGCGAAGTCACGCTGCTGCCGCCGGTCGAAGCGCCCTTGTACCGCCTGCGCGACCATTACCGCTGGCAGTTGGCGATTAAAAGCACCGACTATCGCGCCTTTCGTCCGTTATTAAATAGCCAGCCGTTGCAAAAATTTCTCTCGCAGCGTCGGACGGGGTTCCGAATCGTTCAAGACGTTGACCCGAACGATATGCTTTAA
- a CDS encoding alpha/beta hydrolase, whose product MMRTFYIQSTALLTFIFALAAFSADAPPPVPKGFNSETEMKTAALMGMLKVVDVKNVPIPKNVTEHLGIEYGNVDGRSLKLDLYVPQSTKPTPGILFIHGGSWSKGKRGDMKFYAVHFAKLGYAAATISYRLSGEAPFPAAAQDAKCAMRWMRSQAKTYNIDPNRIAVSGNSAGGHLSLMLGYSSDDQSLEGDGGHAKFSSKPQAVIDFYGPVDLTGEDAVDNGFVHKFMGGTIDDVRGNYTKASPISHLTKDDPPTLIFHGTVDSLVNIRHADHLDKQLQALGIEHEYERYEGWGHTMDLAADVNKRCVYIMEKFLAKHL is encoded by the coding sequence ATGATGCGAACTTTCTATATTCAATCTACGGCTTTACTCACATTCATATTTGCCTTGGCGGCGTTTTCCGCAGACGCGCCGCCGCCGGTTCCGAAAGGGTTCAATTCTGAAACAGAAATGAAAACCGCCGCTTTGATGGGGATGTTAAAAGTGGTGGATGTGAAGAATGTCCCTATCCCCAAAAATGTGACGGAACACCTCGGTATTGAATATGGAAACGTAGACGGACGGTCTTTGAAGTTGGACCTGTATGTTCCTCAATCGACGAAGCCGACGCCGGGCATTCTATTCATTCACGGCGGCTCATGGTCGAAAGGCAAGCGCGGGGACATGAAATTTTACGCCGTCCATTTTGCGAAACTGGGCTACGCCGCCGCGACGATCTCGTATCGGTTGTCGGGCGAGGCGCCGTTTCCCGCAGCGGCGCAGGACGCAAAGTGCGCCATGCGTTGGATGCGTTCTCAAGCGAAGACCTATAACATTGATCCAAACCGTATTGCGGTAAGCGGCAATTCAGCGGGCGGACATTTATCGCTCATGCTTGGGTATTCGTCGGATGATCAATCGTTGGAAGGCGACGGCGGCCACGCGAAATTCAGCAGCAAACCGCAAGCCGTGATCGACTTTTACGGCCCGGTCGATTTGACGGGAGAAGACGCCGTAGACAATGGCTTCGTCCACAAGTTTATGGGCGGGACCATTGATGATGTTCGAGGAAATTATACAAAAGCGTCTCCCATTTCGCATCTGACTAAAGATGATCCTCCCACATTAATATTTCATGGAACCGTCGATAGCCTCGTGAACATTCGCCATGCCGACCATTTGGATAAACAGTTGCAGGCGCTTGGTATTGAACACGAATACGAGCGCTATGAAGGCTGGGGACATACCATGGATTTAGCGGCGGATGTGAACAAGCGCTGCGTCTATATCATGGAGAAATTTTTGGCGAAGCATTTGTAG
- a CDS encoding isochorismatase family protein yields MKKTIALFITAIFALATTMHTAAEDALTFTARSQTEGAEGVWQTIEHETTWAPDKTCVIICDMWNKHWCNGATQRVGDIIPKMDRLISALRDKGVFIIHAPSGTLDHYKLLPQRKLAQEAKYIQPPVEIQGWCHLDLDDEAPLPIDDSDGGCDCQPQCRQYTAWSMQHPGLTIAPQDAISDDGQEIFNLTAQRGIQNIILMGVHTNMCVLGRPFGIRQQTRLGRNVVLVRDMTDTMYNSRMYPNVDHNIGTRLVIHHVEKYWAPTVTSADLMD; encoded by the coding sequence ATGAAAAAAACGATTGCCCTCTTCATCACAGCAATTTTCGCATTGGCGACGACGATGCATACGGCGGCGGAAGACGCGCTTACATTCACGGCGCGTTCTCAGACGGAAGGCGCCGAAGGCGTTTGGCAAACAATCGAACATGAAACCACTTGGGCGCCCGACAAAACCTGCGTCATCATCTGTGATATGTGGAACAAACATTGGTGCAACGGCGCGACACAGCGCGTTGGTGACATCATACCAAAGATGGACCGCCTGATTTCAGCGCTACGCGACAAAGGCGTGTTCATCATCCATGCGCCCAGCGGGACGCTCGACCACTATAAACTCCTGCCGCAACGCAAACTCGCACAGGAAGCAAAATACATCCAACCGCCCGTCGAAATTCAAGGCTGGTGTCATCTTGATTTAGACGACGAAGCGCCGCTGCCCATCGACGATTCCGACGGCGGTTGCGATTGCCAGCCGCAATGCCGACAATACACCGCGTGGTCAATGCAGCATCCAGGATTGACCATCGCCCCGCAAGACGCGATCAGCGATGATGGGCAGGAAATCTTCAACCTCACTGCGCAGCGCGGCATTCAAAACATCATCCTCATGGGCGTACATACCAACATGTGCGTGTTAGGGCGCCCGTTTGGAATCCGCCAGCAGACGCGCCTGGGTCGCAACGTCGTTCTGGTTCGCGACATGACCGACACGATGTATAACTCTCGCATGTATCCGAATGTCGATCACAACATTGGAACCCGGCTGGTTATTCATCACGTTGAAAAATATTGGGCGCCGACGGTAACCAGCGCCGATTTGATGGATTAG
- a CDS encoding sigma-54 dependent transcriptional regulator — MPHSILIADDEINSREGLQKAILEEGRRVDLAADGVEALELIEKRDYDVLISDIRMPNMGGMELLEKTKAASPNTDVIMLTAYGSIEMAVRAMRLGAYNYLTKPVNLDELDVMLEQVLKKRRIEQENEYHRESSKSQPGAGGIIGQSKPIQDLMETIEQVAPSKATVLITGETGSGKELVARAIHDLSPRKDRLFVPIHCAALSENLLESELFGHERGAFTGAVKQRKGRFEVADGGTLFLDEISEISPAIQVKLLRVLQEKQFERVGGSETISVDIRIIAATNRSLQELVEKSEFREDLFYRLKVITIDTPSLRERQDDIPLLVNTFVQRYAQENERGAIKIDKAAMERLKRYAWPGNVRELQGVIESMVLLTRGEVIEVKNVPREIRGDDDDDAPALQSIDADATLSDVEKQVILDALKRHDGNRTKTAEALGIGRRTLIRKLHEYGAEKDDDANDED; from the coding sequence ATGCCTCATTCGATTTTAATTGCTGATGATGAAATCAATTCCCGTGAGGGCTTGCAGAAAGCCATCCTGGAAGAAGGCCGCCGCGTCGACCTCGCCGCCGACGGCGTCGAAGCGCTCGAGCTGATTGAAAAACGCGACTACGACGTTCTTATTTCCGACATCCGTATGCCCAACATGGGCGGCATGGAGTTATTAGAAAAAACCAAAGCGGCCAGCCCCAACACCGACGTGATTATGCTAACCGCGTACGGCAGCATCGAAATGGCGGTTCGCGCCATGCGGCTCGGCGCCTACAACTATCTCACCAAACCAGTGAACCTCGACGAGCTCGACGTCATGCTGGAGCAAGTCTTAAAAAAGCGCCGCATTGAACAAGAAAACGAATATCACCGCGAGAGCAGCAAATCCCAACCCGGCGCCGGCGGCATCATCGGACAAAGCAAACCGATCCAGGACTTGATGGAAACCATTGAGCAGGTCGCACCCAGCAAAGCGACGGTGCTGATTACCGGCGAGACCGGCTCCGGTAAAGAATTGGTCGCGCGCGCGATACACGATCTCAGCCCACGTAAAGACCGGCTGTTTGTCCCGATCCATTGCGCAGCGCTTTCGGAAAATTTGTTAGAAAGCGAACTGTTCGGTCATGAACGCGGCGCCTTCACCGGCGCCGTCAAACAACGCAAAGGACGCTTTGAGGTCGCAGACGGCGGGACGTTGTTTCTCGATGAAATCAGTGAAATCAGCCCGGCGATTCAAGTAAAACTGTTACGGGTCTTGCAAGAAAAACAATTTGAGCGCGTCGGCGGCAGCGAAACCATTTCCGTCGATATTCGCATCATCGCCGCCACCAACCGCAGCCTGCAAGAATTGGTTGAGAAAAGCGAATTTCGTGAAGATTTATTCTACCGCCTGAAAGTGATTACGATCGACACCCCGTCATTGCGGGAACGCCAGGATGACATCCCCCTCCTGGTCAACACTTTCGTACAACGCTATGCGCAAGAAAATGAGAGAGGCGCCATCAAAATTGACAAAGCGGCGATGGAGCGGCTCAAGCGCTACGCATGGCCGGGCAACGTGCGCGAACTGCAAGGCGTCATCGAAAGCATGGTGTTGCTCACGCGCGGCGAGGTCATCGAAGTCAAGAACGTGCCGCGTGAAATTCGAGGCGATGACGATGACGACGCCCCGGCGCTTCAATCCATCGACGCCGACGCCACTCTCTCCGACGTTGAGAAACAAGTGATCCTCGATGCGCTCAAACGCCATGACGGCAACCGCACCAAAACCGCCGAAGCCTTAGGCATAGGCCGACGTACATTGATTCGAAAATTACATGAATACGGCGCCGAAAAAGACGACGACGCCAACGATGAGGATTAA